A portion of the Pectobacterium brasiliense genome contains these proteins:
- a CDS encoding MFS transporter: MSAYSRPVLLLLCGLLLLTVCIAVLNTLVPLWLSYQSLPVWQVGLVGSSYFGGNLVGTLLAGKLIKLYGFNRSYYFAALLFGIAIVGLGISADIGSWLFWRFLAGIGCALIWVVVESALLCSGTSTQRGQLLAAYMIAYYLGSVVGQLLLGILPSALLNVLPWMVALVILAVLPLLFTRLPMPPEQQEKHVNMWKMLTYRSARLGVHGCIISGAILGSLYGLMPLYLSHQGMNDAQVGYWMALLISSGIIGQWPVGRMADRYGRLLVLRVLVFVVIIGCIAMLSISHYAMAPSLFLLGCAGFTLYPVAMSWACEKVRPDELVAMNQALLLSYTLGSLCGPSVAAVLMQSYSDRLLFVLIAIVAMIYLMMLLRKADHHPTPLAAA, encoded by the coding sequence ATGTCTGCTTATTCCCGCCCAGTGCTGTTATTGCTCTGCGGACTTTTGCTGCTGACGGTTTGTATTGCGGTATTAAATACCCTGGTACCACTGTGGCTGAGTTATCAATCTCTTCCTGTCTGGCAGGTTGGCCTTGTTGGGTCATCCTACTTCGGCGGCAATCTAGTTGGTACGTTATTAGCCGGTAAGTTAATCAAACTTTATGGATTTAACCGTAGCTATTATTTCGCGGCTTTATTATTTGGTATCGCGATCGTTGGCCTCGGTATTTCTGCGGATATCGGTAGCTGGTTGTTCTGGCGTTTCCTTGCCGGAATCGGCTGTGCATTAATCTGGGTCGTGGTTGAAAGCGCTTTACTATGTAGCGGAACCTCGACGCAGAGAGGGCAACTGCTGGCTGCCTATATGATTGCCTATTACCTCGGTAGCGTAGTGGGACAGCTCCTGCTTGGCATATTGCCGAGCGCATTGCTGAACGTGCTGCCGTGGATGGTCGCGTTAGTTATTTTGGCCGTATTGCCGCTACTGTTTACTCGTCTCCCTATGCCGCCAGAGCAGCAAGAAAAGCATGTCAACATGTGGAAAATGCTGACGTACCGCAGTGCCCGTTTAGGCGTACACGGCTGTATTATTTCTGGCGCAATTTTAGGGTCGCTGTATGGTCTGATGCCGCTGTATCTCTCCCATCAGGGAATGAATGATGCGCAAGTTGGATACTGGATGGCGCTGCTGATCAGCTCCGGGATTATCGGGCAATGGCCTGTTGGACGGATGGCCGATCGTTATGGCCGATTGCTGGTTCTGCGGGTATTAGTCTTTGTGGTGATTATTGGCTGCATTGCTATGTTAAGCATTAGCCACTATGCCATGGCTCCATCGCTGTTCCTACTGGGATGTGCAGGGTTTACGCTGTATCCCGTTGCCATGTCTTGGGCATGTGAAAAAGTGCGCCCTGACGAACTGGTCGCGATGAATCAGGCGTTGCTCCTCAGCTATACGCTTGGCAGTCTGTGCGGACCAAGCGTTGCTGCGGTATTGATGCAGAGCTACTCCGATCGATTGCTGTTTGTGCTGATCGCGATTGTTGCCATGATCTACCTGATGATGTTGCTCAGAAAGGCCGATCACCACCCAACGCCATTAGCTGCTGCTTGA
- a CDS encoding LysR family transcriptional regulator, giving the protein MRLDKLEIRWLKLFCKIVEKQGITNAQASTGLSQPVLSHYLSRLEDTLGLVLCERGRGGFALTTEGEVVYQEAKSVIATLDDFANRLARIKHQLIGEARIGCLDNTVTHPAKVISNAIGKLYVQSPDVAVELEIGDYTPLMERLKNGHIDIILSVLPDDVPPDIYFQPVFVEKSYFYSTSENAARIEKEWRDGTLNPNRLLIGGHALHEISKQLGPVAKKGLQNTAWNVEGSLLLLLAGTHIGFLPDHYAAKWVENGQLTAISPEKLMLTSIFYLVRNAKQRLSPVAEALWNNMVEAGQSSLASLDVVSSSSS; this is encoded by the coding sequence ATGCGTTTAGATAAACTGGAGATTCGCTGGTTAAAGCTTTTTTGTAAAATTGTTGAAAAACAAGGCATTACTAACGCACAAGCTTCAACAGGCTTAAGCCAGCCCGTGTTGAGTCACTATCTGTCTCGTCTGGAGGATACGCTCGGGTTAGTCTTGTGTGAACGAGGACGTGGAGGATTTGCTCTCACAACGGAAGGCGAAGTGGTCTATCAGGAAGCCAAATCAGTTATTGCTACGCTGGATGACTTTGCAAATCGATTAGCAAGGATCAAGCATCAGCTCATTGGTGAAGCTCGTATTGGCTGTTTGGATAACACTGTTACTCACCCTGCTAAAGTTATCTCTAACGCGATTGGAAAACTGTATGTCCAAAGCCCTGACGTTGCCGTTGAGCTGGAAATCGGTGATTACACTCCGCTGATGGAACGTTTAAAAAATGGACATATCGACATTATTCTGAGCGTCTTACCGGACGATGTCCCACCAGACATCTATTTTCAGCCTGTTTTTGTTGAAAAAAGCTATTTTTATTCCACATCCGAAAATGCGGCAAGAATAGAAAAAGAATGGCGTGACGGAACACTTAACCCGAACAGATTGCTCATTGGCGGTCATGCATTACACGAGATTAGTAAACAGTTAGGCCCGGTAGCAAAGAAAGGCTTGCAAAATACCGCCTGGAACGTAGAAGGCAGCTTACTGCTCTTACTGGCTGGCACACATATCGGTTTTCTTCCAGATCACTATGCCGCCAAATGGGTTGAGAATGGGCAGCTCACAGCAATTTCACCGGAAAAACTCATGCTAACCAGCATATTTTATCTGGTGCGAAACGCGAAGCAGCGCCTTAGCCCAGTGGCCGAAGCGCTGTGGAATAACATGGTAGAAGCTGGACAAAGTTCGCTGGCCAGCCTCGATGTCGTTAGCTCAAGCAGCAGCTAA
- a CDS encoding cytosine permease: MSQGNAVPEKEQQGRQIYDYEYERVPAEARKSWYVIALIWLAMGIDISGLFLGAFLSGGLPFSQAVSATLIGSAFLGVLAALCANVGYGCGLSTTLLSISVFGRLGGKIIGIFSAVSLIGWFAFQLDFFGVMLQKALLHYELEPGRFPILVFGMVLMTSTAIWGVRALGKLSIFSVPLMLILIITGLVLAASSHPEIPIPIIKTPISMGSAISYVVSIWIVSAVMSPDIARYAKTRKDALLGAGLGFFLGNSSTIVVALILTHLVGTEDLVEVFFSIGLGMSAIVVLIFAQWTTNSTNLVSASLGLSVVIRTLSRPVLVVLMAIVGLLLAYNGMINNFTQFLSLLGVLISPIAGVYLVEYYFIRSSRLQKNVSEASFLNVAAAISWSLGSIVSLLTSPDFFDLFTISSISALDGVIVSMAMYIGIHKIFPQLAD; the protein is encoded by the coding sequence ATGTCTCAAGGGAATGCTGTACCTGAAAAAGAACAACAGGGGCGGCAAATTTATGATTACGAATACGAACGTGTTCCTGCTGAAGCTAGAAAAAGCTGGTATGTTATCGCTTTAATATGGCTGGCAATGGGAATTGACATTTCGGGCCTATTTCTTGGCGCTTTCTTAAGTGGCGGGTTACCTTTTTCTCAGGCAGTTAGTGCCACGCTTATCGGCTCTGCCTTTTTAGGTGTGTTGGCAGCATTATGTGCTAATGTCGGCTATGGATGCGGATTATCCACAACTCTGCTCAGTATTTCCGTTTTTGGACGTCTTGGTGGAAAAATAATCGGCATTTTCTCTGCTGTATCATTGATTGGCTGGTTTGCTTTTCAACTCGATTTTTTTGGCGTAATGCTGCAAAAAGCATTGCTACATTATGAATTAGAACCCGGACGTTTCCCTATTTTGGTCTTCGGTATGGTACTGATGACCTCTACCGCTATTTGGGGTGTCAGGGCATTAGGCAAACTGAGTATATTCAGCGTGCCATTAATGCTGATATTGATAATTACAGGTTTAGTTTTAGCCGCAAGTAGTCATCCCGAAATACCGATCCCGATAATTAAAACGCCAATTAGTATGGGAAGTGCTATCTCTTACGTTGTTTCTATCTGGATAGTCTCTGCTGTGATGTCACCGGATATTGCCCGCTATGCCAAAACACGCAAAGATGCGCTTCTCGGCGCTGGTTTAGGATTCTTTTTAGGCAATAGCTCAACGATAGTAGTTGCACTCATTCTGACTCATCTGGTTGGTACAGAGGATCTCGTTGAAGTGTTCTTCAGTATCGGTTTGGGTATGTCTGCCATTGTTGTACTTATTTTTGCACAATGGACGACCAATAGTACCAACCTGGTCTCTGCGTCATTGGGGCTATCTGTTGTTATTCGTACGTTATCTCGGCCAGTATTAGTTGTGCTAATGGCTATTGTCGGTTTGCTGTTAGCCTACAACGGTATGATTAATAACTTTACTCAATTCTTGTCACTACTCGGTGTACTGATTTCTCCTATCGCAGGTGTCTACCTCGTCGAATATTATTTTATTAGATCCTCTCGTTTGCAGAAAAATGTATCAGAGGCATCATTCTTGAATGTGGCGGCAGCTATATCTTGGTCACTCGGTAGTATTGTGAGCCTGTTGACCTCACCCGATTTTTTCGATTTATTTACGATAAGCTCGATCTCTGCCCTGGATGGCGTAATTGTAAGTATGGCGATGTATATCGGCATACATAAAATTTTTCCTCAATTGGCAGATTGA
- a CDS encoding DUF917 domain-containing protein — MSRYINAQTIDDIALGAAVLGTGGGGDPYVGSLMAKHALKNADKVPIFDLDEIKDDDIFVPCSMIGATTVVVEKIMSASQFVRAFDAMEKALERPITATFPIEVGGINSLMPFVVAAAKGLPVIDCDAMGRAFPEAQMVTFFLDGLPSAPNTLADEKGNTVTLNPIDGMWSERLARMISEQMGAACAMCDYPLLGSQLKRSAINGTLTLAQDIGRTLRQAHQSGSHPVQSLLTVLNGHIVASGKIVDVARRTTGGFARGKVVLDGMGSDKGESFTVLFQNELLLAYRSSQTAEPTQDNLLAVVPDLISIVDSETGRPIITEHLRYGQRVDVIAYPCNDKWRTPKGIDVAGPEYFGYPVQYVPIELLANR, encoded by the coding sequence ATGTCTCGTTATATTAATGCACAAACAATTGATGATATAGCACTAGGGGCCGCTGTTCTCGGTACAGGGGGCGGCGGCGATCCGTATGTAGGTTCTTTAATGGCAAAACACGCATTAAAAAATGCGGATAAGGTACCTATATTCGATTTAGATGAAATTAAAGATGACGATATATTTGTGCCTTGCAGCATGATTGGTGCAACAACGGTTGTTGTAGAAAAGATCATGTCAGCGAGCCAATTCGTGCGGGCATTTGACGCGATGGAAAAGGCGCTTGAGCGACCTATTACGGCGACCTTTCCCATCGAAGTCGGCGGTATCAATTCGCTAATGCCGTTTGTCGTTGCGGCTGCAAAAGGTTTACCTGTTATCGACTGTGATGCGATGGGGAGAGCCTTCCCCGAAGCGCAGATGGTGACCTTTTTTCTCGATGGTTTACCCTCTGCACCAAATACGTTAGCCGATGAAAAGGGAAACACCGTTACCTTAAATCCTATTGACGGTATGTGGTCTGAACGTTTAGCCAGAATGATCTCGGAACAAATGGGAGCCGCTTGCGCGATGTGCGATTACCCCTTACTTGGTAGCCAACTTAAGCGTAGCGCTATCAATGGGACGCTGACGCTGGCACAGGATATCGGGAGAACACTGCGCCAGGCTCACCAGTCAGGCAGCCATCCGGTACAGTCCCTACTGACGGTTTTGAATGGTCATATCGTTGCATCTGGCAAAATTGTTGATGTAGCACGGCGCACAACGGGCGGTTTTGCTCGGGGCAAAGTCGTGCTGGATGGCATGGGGAGCGACAAAGGCGAATCGTTTACGGTGCTTTTCCAGAATGAGCTCCTGCTGGCTTATCGTTCTTCACAGACGGCAGAACCTACGCAGGATAATCTGCTGGCCGTTGTGCCTGATTTAATCTCCATAGTTGATAGTGAAACCGGACGTCCGATCATCACGGAACATTTACGTTATGGGCAGCGAGTTGATGTGATTGCCTATCCGTGCAATGACAAGTGGCGAACACCAAAAGGGATTGACGTTGCGGGGCCGGAGTATTTCGGTTATCCGGTGCAGTATGTACCGATAGAACTGCTTGCGAATCGCTGA
- a CDS encoding hydantoinase/oxoprolinase family protein, with the protein MLHKNDYRLGIDVGGTNTDAAILDANLRCVATAKFPTSLDIYSGIERVIAEVLAQSGIAPQHIRYAMLGTTQCTNAIVERKGLDRVGLLRLSLPSSDSVPPLCGWDDEWQRALGEHFYQIHGGYEFDGREIHPVLRDEVLAVCDKMRGHVDSVAICGVFSPVNNEQELQVAQWVNAALPDVTLSLSHRIGSTGLLERENATILNASLQSTANRFVNGFTQALVRHGIKATPFFGQNDGTLMSESMVKQYPILTMACGPTNSIRGACHLSGLDNALIIDVGGTTTDIGVLVNGFPRESAIAVEVGDVRTNFRMPDIISIGIGGGTCVRQSQDGKLTLGPDSVGYRLLEQGVSFGGETLTLSDIMLQLHRERWMTALPHPLPELDNAFCQQAYRQMIEKVESAIDRIKSSSAAIPAVLVGGGSILLPDVLSGVSQVMRPHNFDAANAVGVALGAVGAQIERVVKMPDNDREKVKNELQQQTILFAEEMGARPGSVEIIDYQEIPLAYLPGNAVQVKIKAAGSLV; encoded by the coding sequence ATGTTACATAAAAATGATTACCGACTCGGGATTGATGTCGGCGGCACCAACACGGATGCGGCAATTTTAGATGCGAACCTGCGCTGCGTCGCGACGGCCAAATTTCCTACCAGCCTGGATATCTACAGCGGCATCGAACGGGTGATTGCTGAGGTATTGGCGCAGTCTGGCATCGCTCCGCAGCATATTCGCTATGCGATGTTGGGCACAACCCAATGTACCAATGCGATTGTTGAGCGGAAAGGGCTGGATCGCGTCGGGTTACTGCGCCTGAGCCTGCCAAGTAGCGATAGCGTCCCACCGCTGTGTGGCTGGGATGACGAGTGGCAAAGGGCGTTAGGCGAGCATTTCTACCAGATTCATGGTGGCTATGAATTTGATGGTCGAGAGATTCATCCCGTACTGCGGGATGAAGTGCTCGCGGTTTGTGACAAGATGCGCGGGCATGTCGATAGCGTGGCTATCTGTGGCGTATTTTCTCCCGTAAATAATGAGCAGGAACTGCAGGTTGCACAGTGGGTGAATGCGGCATTACCGGATGTCACCCTGTCGTTATCCCACCGGATAGGCAGCACGGGATTACTGGAAAGGGAAAACGCGACCATCCTGAATGCATCGTTGCAAAGTACCGCGAACCGCTTTGTTAACGGCTTTACGCAAGCGCTAGTTCGGCACGGTATTAAAGCTACGCCGTTCTTCGGGCAAAACGATGGCACATTGATGTCCGAGAGCATGGTGAAGCAATATCCCATTCTGACGATGGCCTGTGGGCCAACGAACTCGATTCGTGGAGCATGCCACCTTTCGGGATTGGATAATGCGCTGATTATCGATGTCGGCGGCACGACGACCGATATTGGCGTCCTGGTGAATGGCTTCCCACGTGAATCGGCAATCGCCGTTGAAGTCGGCGATGTGCGGACGAATTTCAGAATGCCAGACATTATTTCTATCGGCATTGGCGGTGGAACCTGCGTGCGGCAGTCTCAGGATGGAAAACTTACTCTTGGGCCGGATAGTGTCGGTTATCGCCTGCTTGAACAGGGCGTCAGCTTTGGCGGTGAGACGCTAACGCTCAGCGATATCATGCTGCAACTTCATCGTGAACGATGGATGACGGCTCTTCCTCATCCGCTGCCCGAACTGGATAATGCATTTTGCCAGCAGGCTTATCGCCAGATGATTGAGAAAGTGGAAAGTGCTATCGACCGTATTAAGTCGTCAAGCGCGGCCATTCCCGCAGTGCTTGTAGGCGGCGGCAGTATTTTGCTGCCTGACGTTTTATCCGGTGTTAGCCAGGTCATGCGTCCGCATAATTTTGATGCGGCCAATGCGGTGGGTGTGGCGTTAGGGGCTGTGGGCGCACAGATCGAACGTGTGGTTAAAATGCCAGATAACGATCGTGAAAAGGTAAAAAACGAATTGCAGCAGCAAACCATTTTGTTTGCTGAAGAGATGGGCGCTAGGCCTGGCAGCGTTGAAATTATCGATTATCAGGAAATCCCGTTGGCGTATCTACCGGGGAATGCGGTACAGGTGAAAATCAAGGCGGCAGGGAGTTTGGTTTAG
- the pflA gene encoding pyruvate formate lyase 1-activating protein — protein MSLIGRIHSFESCGTVDGPGIRFIIFFQGCLMRCLYCHNRDTWDTHGGKEVTVEELMKEVVTYRHFMNASGGGVTASGGEAILQAEFVRDWFRACKAEGINTCLDTNGFVRRYDPVIDELLDVSDLVMLDLKQMNDDIHQNLVGVSNHRTLDFARYLAKRNQRTWIRYVVVPGWSDDDASAHKLGEFTKDMTNIEKIELLPYHELGKHKWIAMGEEYKLDGVKPPKADTMDRVKSILESYGHKVMY, from the coding sequence ATGTCACTTATCGGTCGCATCCACTCCTTTGAATCCTGTGGCACTGTCGATGGCCCAGGCATCCGTTTCATCATCTTCTTTCAGGGCTGCCTGATGCGCTGCCTGTATTGCCATAACCGTGATACCTGGGATACGCACGGCGGTAAAGAAGTGACGGTTGAAGAACTCATGAAAGAAGTCGTGACCTACCGCCACTTTATGAATGCATCCGGCGGCGGCGTAACGGCATCCGGCGGCGAGGCTATTCTCCAGGCCGAATTTGTGCGCGACTGGTTCCGTGCCTGCAAGGCTGAAGGCATCAATACCTGTCTAGACACCAATGGGTTCGTACGTCGTTACGATCCCGTCATTGACGAACTATTGGACGTCAGCGATTTAGTGATGCTCGACCTGAAGCAAATGAATGACGACATACACCAGAATTTAGTTGGCGTATCCAATCACCGTACTCTGGATTTCGCTCGCTATCTGGCAAAGCGCAACCAGCGTACCTGGATACGTTATGTGGTCGTACCCGGCTGGTCTGACGATGATGCGTCCGCGCACAAGCTGGGCGAATTCACCAAAGATATGACGAACATCGAGAAAATTGAGCTTCTCCCCTACCATGAACTTGGGAAACACAAGTGGATTGCAATGGGTGAAGAGTACAAATTAGACGGCGTTAAACCACCGAAGGCCGATACGATGGATCGCGTTAAATCGATTCTTGAAAGCTACGGTCACAAGGTCATGTACTAA
- the pflB gene encoding formate C-acetyltransferase has translation MTELNEKLANAWQGFSKGEWQDNVNVRDFIQKNYTPYEGDESFLAGATKATSALWDSVMEGIKQENRTHAPVDFDTNVAATITSHDAGYINKGLEKIVGLQTDAPLKRALIPFGGIKMVEGSCKVYGRELDPQLKKIFTEYRKTHNQGVFDVYTPDILRCRKSGVLTGLPDAYGRGRIIGDYRRVALYGIDYLMKDKFAQFTSLQSKLENGEDLEATIRLREEIADQHHALSQIKEMAAKYGCDISGPAATAQEAVQWTYFGYLAAVKSQNGAAMSFGRVSTFLDIYLERDLAAGKITEEEAQEMIDHLVMKLRMVRFLRTPEYDELFSGDPIWATESLAGMGLDGRTLVSKTSFRFLNTLYTMGPSPEPNMTILWSEKLPQSFKNYAAKVSIDTSSLQYENDDLMRPDFNNDDYAIACCVSPMIVGKQMQFFGARANLAKTMLYAINGGVDEKLKMQVGPKSEPIKGDVLDFDEVMDRMDHFMDWLAKQYVTALNIIHYMHDKYSYEASLMALHDRDVFRTMACGIAGLSVAADSLSAIKYAKVKPVRDEDGLAIDFDIEGEYPQFGNNDARVDELACDLVERFMKKIQKLNTYRGATPTQSVLTITSNVVYGKKTGNTPDGRRAGAPFGPGANPMHGRDQKGAVASLTSVAKLPFAYAKDGISYTFSIVPNALGKDDNVRKANLAGLMDGYFHHEASIEGGQHLNVNVMNREMLLDAMENPEKYPQLTIRVSGYAVRFNSLTKEQQQDVITRTFTQSM, from the coding sequence ATGACCGAGCTGAATGAAAAATTGGCCAATGCATGGCAAGGCTTTAGCAAAGGTGAATGGCAGGATAACGTCAACGTTCGCGACTTTATCCAGAAAAACTACACGCCGTATGAAGGTGATGAGTCTTTCCTGGCTGGCGCAACCAAAGCGACCTCAGCGCTGTGGGACAGCGTCATGGAAGGCATCAAACAGGAAAACCGTACTCACGCACCTGTTGATTTTGATACCAATGTTGCTGCAACTATCACGTCTCACGACGCGGGATACATCAACAAAGGTCTGGAAAAAATCGTTGGTCTGCAAACTGACGCTCCGCTGAAACGTGCGTTAATTCCGTTCGGCGGCATCAAAATGGTTGAAGGTTCATGCAAAGTTTACGGTCGTGAACTGGATCCTCAACTGAAAAAAATCTTCACCGAATACCGCAAAACGCACAACCAGGGCGTGTTCGATGTTTACACCCCAGACATCCTGCGTTGTCGTAAATCAGGCGTTCTGACTGGTCTGCCAGATGCCTATGGCCGTGGCCGTATCATCGGTGACTACCGTCGCGTTGCGCTGTACGGTATCGACTACCTGATGAAAGACAAGTTTGCTCAGTTCACTTCTCTGCAATCCAAATTGGAAAACGGCGAAGATCTGGAAGCAACCATCCGTCTGCGTGAAGAAATTGCCGATCAGCATCATGCACTGAGCCAAATTAAAGAAATGGCCGCCAAATATGGCTGTGACATTTCTGGCCCAGCTGCGACAGCTCAGGAAGCCGTGCAGTGGACTTACTTTGGCTACCTGGCTGCGGTGAAATCACAGAATGGTGCGGCAATGTCCTTCGGACGTGTCTCTACCTTCCTAGATATCTACCTTGAGCGCGATCTGGCTGCAGGCAAAATCACTGAGGAAGAAGCTCAGGAAATGATTGACCATCTGGTCATGAAACTGCGCATGGTACGTTTCCTGCGTACACCTGAGTACGATGAGCTGTTCTCTGGTGACCCAATCTGGGCAACAGAATCTCTGGCTGGTATGGGTCTGGATGGTCGTACACTGGTGAGCAAAACCAGCTTCCGCTTCCTGAACACCCTGTACACCATGGGGCCGTCTCCAGAGCCAAACATGACCATTCTGTGGTCTGAAAAACTGCCACAAAGCTTCAAAAACTATGCGGCTAAAGTCTCCATCGATACCTCTTCTCTGCAATATGAGAATGACGATCTGATGCGTCCGGACTTTAACAACGATGACTACGCGATTGCTTGCTGCGTAAGCCCAATGATCGTTGGCAAACAAATGCAGTTCTTCGGTGCTCGTGCAAACCTGGCGAAAACCATGCTGTACGCGATTAACGGCGGAGTGGACGAAAAACTGAAAATGCAGGTTGGTCCTAAATCAGAACCAATCAAAGGCGATGTTCTGGACTTCGACGAAGTGATGGATCGTATGGATCACTTCATGGATTGGTTGGCGAAACAATACGTCACCGCCCTGAACATCATCCACTACATGCATGACAAATATAGCTACGAAGCGTCGCTGATGGCACTGCATGATCGTGACGTGTTCCGTACCATGGCGTGTGGTATCGCAGGTCTGTCTGTTGCTGCTGACTCCCTGTCTGCCATCAAATACGCCAAAGTTAAACCGGTTCGTGATGAAGATGGTCTGGCTATCGACTTTGATATCGAAGGCGAATATCCGCAGTTCGGTAACAACGATGCTCGCGTAGATGAACTGGCTTGTGACCTGGTTGAACGTTTTATGAAGAAAATTCAGAAACTGAATACCTACCGTGGTGCAACACCAACACAGTCTGTTCTGACCATCACCTCTAACGTGGTATATGGTAAAAAAACGGGTAACACACCAGATGGTCGCCGTGCAGGTGCTCCATTCGGACCAGGTGCGAACCCAATGCACGGTCGTGACCAGAAAGGCGCAGTGGCTTCTCTGACTTCCGTTGCTAAACTGCCGTTTGCTTACGCGAAAGATGGTATTTCTTATACCTTCTCCATCGTACCTAACGCGTTAGGTAAAGATGACAACGTGCGTAAAGCTAACCTTGCCGGCCTGATGGATGGTTACTTCCACCACGAAGCCAGCATCGAAGGCGGTCAGCACCTGAACGTCAACGTCATGAACCGTGAAATGCTGCTTGATGCGATGGAAAATCCGGAGAAATATCCGCAGTTGACTATCCGTGTATCTGGCTACGCAGTGCGTTTCAACTCACTGACGAAAGAACAGCAACAAGACGTCATCACTCGTACTTTCACCCAGTCAATGTAA
- the focA gene encoding formate transporter FocA: MKADNPFTLLLPAAMAKVAEDAGVYKATKQPCTTFYLAITAGVFISIAFVFYITATTGTATIPFGIAKLIGGICFSLGLMLVVVCGADLFTSTVLIVIAKASGRITWKQLACNWANVYVGNLIGALFFVGLIWFSGEHMVANGAWGLNVLQTAEHKLEHTFVEALCLGILANLLVCLAVWMSYSGRTLTDKMFAMILPVAMFVSSGFEHSIANMFMIPMGIVIKNFAAPEFWNAIGMVPSQFEHLTVSHFITDNLIPVTLGNIIGGGVMVGLTYWVIYLRGGDKHH; the protein is encoded by the coding sequence GTGAAAGCTGACAACCCCTTTACTCTATTACTCCCGGCCGCGATGGCAAAAGTTGCTGAAGACGCCGGAGTCTATAAAGCTACTAAACAACCGTGTACGACGTTTTATTTAGCGATCACAGCGGGTGTGTTTATTTCGATCGCTTTCGTCTTTTATATTACTGCCACCACTGGAACCGCGACGATACCTTTCGGTATCGCGAAATTGATCGGTGGTATCTGTTTCTCCCTTGGCCTTATGTTGGTGGTCGTCTGCGGTGCAGACTTGTTTACCTCAACCGTTCTCATCGTGATTGCCAAAGCCAGTGGACGTATTACCTGGAAGCAACTAGCCTGTAACTGGGCAAATGTCTATGTCGGCAACCTGATTGGCGCGCTTTTCTTCGTTGGACTTATCTGGTTCTCGGGAGAGCATATGGTCGCAAACGGTGCGTGGGGTCTTAACGTCCTGCAAACAGCTGAACACAAACTTGAACACACGTTTGTTGAAGCGCTGTGTCTGGGGATTCTGGCCAATCTGCTGGTTTGTCTGGCCGTGTGGATGAGCTATTCCGGTCGTACGCTTACAGACAAAATGTTTGCCATGATTCTGCCTGTCGCCATGTTCGTTTCCAGCGGCTTTGAGCACAGTATCGCCAACATGTTCATGATTCCTATGGGCATCGTTATCAAAAATTTTGCGGCCCCGGAATTCTGGAATGCCATTGGCATGGTGCCGTCTCAGTTTGAACATTTAACCGTTAGCCACTTCATTACCGATAACCTGATTCCCGTCACCCTAGGGAATATTATCGGCGGCGGCGTAATGGTCGGTTTGACATATTGGGTAATTTATTTGCGCGGTGGAGACAAGCACCACTAA